The genomic window GTTGCTGGTCACCTGCCGGGCGATGAGTTCGAGCACCTCCTGCGGAATGGTGATGTGGCCCTGCTCGGCGTTCATCTTCAGAATCGCCACGCGGGTTTCGTACTCGGGCGATTGGATGTCGGTAATCAGCCCCCACTCGAAGCGGCTTCGCAGGCGGCCTTCGAGTGTCTGGATGTCCTTGGGGGGCCGGTCCGAACTGAGGATGATCTGCTTGTTGCTCTCGTAGAGCGCGTTGAAGGTATGGAAAAACTCCTCCTGGGTGCGCTCCTTGCCCGCCAGAAACTGGATGTCGTCGACGAGCAGCAGGTCCACCGAGCGGTAGCGGTTGCGAAACTGCGTGGTCTTGTCGTCGCGGATGGCGTTGATGAGTTCGTTGGTGAACGTCTCGGTGGACACGTACTCGATGCGCTTTTCGGGAAAGCGCTCAGCGAGGTAGTGCCCCACCGCGTGCATCAGGTGGGTCTTGCCGAGGCCCACGTCCCCATAGATGAACAGCGGGTTGTACGCCTTGCCGGGCGACTCGGCCACCGCGAGCGCCGCCGCGTGCGCGAGGTTGTTGTTCGGGCCGACCACGAAGTTCTCGAAGGTGTATTTGGGGTTCAGCGTCTTGCGGTTGTCGCCGGGGGTGCTTGGGGGAGGCGTGGGCGCGGCTTTGGTTTTGGGCGTTGGGGCCGCCGCTTCGGGCGCGGGTGGGGGGTCGTTGGGGAGCAGCAGGGCGTCTTGCGCGGCGGGCAGCACCTGAAACTCGACCTGCGGGTGCTCGGCGCCCAGCGAGCGCAGCGCGGCGAGCAGCAGTTCGAGATAATGGTCGCGGAACCAGTCCTTGGTAAAGGAGTTGCGCACGCCGAGCAGCAGCGAGCCCTCCTGCACGCCGAGCGGTTTGACCGGCGCGAACCAGGTCGTGTACTCCAAGTCGGAGACGTTTTTGCGCACGTAAGCGAGGACGTCGGCCCAGATTTCCTGTGAGATAGTGCTCCCCCTCCCCCGTTCGGCGGGGAAACTTGCCCCGCAAAAGTCAGGGTCAGGGTAGCAGACGCGGTGAAGCGGGCTAGGCGTTGGGAGCGCAAAGCGAAGTCATGGGTACTGGAGACCCCTCACCCCTTGCTTCGCAAGGCCCTCTCCCCCTAGTAGAGGGTCAAAAGATGAAAAAGCCCCCTCCTGTGCGGAGAGGGATGAATGAAGCGATGGAAGATAGGGGCAGCTTCTTTATGGCGCTTGTCTCAGCCTACGCGCTGCACCTGGCCCGCCCGTTCCCAGCTCTGGCGCTCGCTGCGGGCTACCTGTTCGTGGAGGGTGAGGATGGCTGCGTTGCCCCGCGCTTCGCTTTCCTGAATGGCGCGGGCGGTCACGGTGTCGATGTAGGCCAGCCGCAGCAGTTCGGCGCTCGTCAGGCCGTCGCGGGTGGCCTTGACGCCGCGTTCCTGACGTACCGACGCGCTGTCCTTGCCAAGGACGGTGCGGTTGCTGATGCTGCCGAGCTGACCGTAGACCCGGCCCTCGCCACCGTGCCGGGCGACGGTGGCGAGCAGTTCGCGCCGGGCGCCAGTGCTTTCCAGTCGGGCAGCGAGCCAGCGCCGGGCGTCAGGCTCGGGGTTGCGCTCGGCAATCTGGGCAGCCACGCGCACGTCGCCCTGCATGGCGCGGGCGAGCAGCTCCCGCGCCCGCTTCTGCCAGCGCCGGGCTTCGGGGGTGTCGAGGGCGAAGGCAAGCGCCACGAAATCGGGCACGCTCACGGCGGCCTCGGGTCCGGCGCCGAAGTCGCGGTACGTCTCGGGCAGGCCGTGTTCGACCAGCGCCGCTTCCCAGCTTTGGGTGAGCCCGAGCTGCTGCTGGGCGGTGGGGGCGTGAAGCAAACCGTCCGCGCTGACAGGCAGCCGCACGGAGCCGAAATTGAGGGTCAGCGGAGCGTTCTTCATACAGATATTCTAGCACAGATTATGTTTTTGACATAACAAATCAGCACGGAAGCAGGGCTATTTTTCAGTGTGCAGGACGGAGAAAATTATCTTAAAGTTCGCTGAAGGCCACCCCCTGCCCTTAGAGTGGTCGTTATGTCCTATCTGTCCGAACTGCGCGCCGTGTGGGGCCACCGCGCCCTGCCCGCCGCAGGCGTGAGTGTCCTCTTGCAAGACGAAACGGGCCGCGTCCTGCTTCAGCGCCGGGGCGACGATGGGCAATGGGGAATACTCGGTGGTGGACTGGAACCGGGCGAGGATTTTCTGATTGCCGCTCATCGCGAGCTCCTTGAGGAAACGGGGCTGCGCTGCCCGAACCTGCGCCCGCTGCCGCTCTCCGAAGGGTTGGTGAGTGGGCCGCAGTTCTGGCACCGTTATCCGAACGGCGACGAGGTGTATCTGGTCGGCCTGCGAACGGAAGGCACTGTGCCCGCTGCGGCGCTGACGGATGCTTGCCCCGACGACGGCGGCGAGACGCTCGAACTGCGCTGGTTCGCTCTGGACGATTTGCCGCCGCTGAACACCAACATCAACCGCGTGAGCATGAATGTGCTGCGAGCCCGGCGCGGGCTGCCACCTTTGCCCCTGCTGGACGTGCCCTCGCCCCCGCCGCCCGGCGACTGGCTGCGCGACCTGCGGGCGCTGGTGGGCTCGCGGCCCCTGATAGCCCCCGGTGCCAACGTCGCCGTGACGAACGAGCGCGGCGAGGTGCTGCTCCTGAAACATGCGGGCACTGGGAACACAGTCACTGGGAAATGGACGCTTCCCGGCGGCAGCCTCGAACCCGGCGAGTCGTTCGCCGAGTGCGCGGCGCGGGAGCTGCACGAGGAAACGGGCCTGCGGGCGTCCCGCCTCGTTCCAGTGGAGTTGTTCGCCGGGGCCGAGTACCGCTTCACCTCCCTCAACGGCGATGTCATAGACAACATTTCCGTGCTGTTCCGGGCCGAGGACGTGCAGGGTGAATTGGCCCTCGACACCGCCGAAAGTCACGGTGCGGCGTGGTTCGCGCCGGACGCCCTGCCGCCCGCAGACGAGCTGAGCGGGCCGCTGATTCGGGCGAAGGTAAGGCGCTGGCAAGAGCTTGAACCCAGTCCAAATGAGGGCGCGTGCCCCGGAGCGGCGCCGCATCGCTTATGCTGAAAAGCTGATGAGTGCCGTCATTCACCTGCAAGCGCTGGGGCTGACCGAATACGAGGCGCGGGCCTACACCGCACTGCTGGCCCTGGGCCGCGCGGTTCCGGCGCGGGTGGCGCGTCAGGCGGGCATTCCCCGGCCCAAGATCTACGAAACCCTGGAGCGTCTGGAGGGCCGGGGGCTGTCGGCCAAGGTGGGGCAAAACCCGCTGGAATACGCGCCCCTCTCGGCCCGCGAGTACCTGTCGCGTTCGCGGCGTTCTTTCGACGACCGATTGGCGGCCCTGGACCGCGACCTCTCGCGCCTCGCCCCCGACCCGGCGCCCGAAGCGGTGTATCACCTCAACGGCGAGGCGGCCATTCGCAGCCTGGCCGAAGACCTGGTGCTCAACGCCCGGCGCTGCGTGTACCTGGCGGGCGAGCAGTCGCTGGCCGAACGCCTGGAGCGCCTCACCCCGCGCGGCGTGGAGCTGCTGCGGGCCGACCTCTCCGACCTGCCGCCCATCGCCGCGCAGGGGCAGCGGGCCTTCCTGCTCGCCCGCGACACCGAGGCCGCGCTCGTCGGGCACTTTATTGCCGAGGGCGAAAGCGGCGAGGCACACGGTGTTCACACCCACAACCCGGTCATCGTCCATCTGATTGAGGGCTACGTGAAGCTGGCGGCGCAGAAAGCAGTACAGAACAGAAGCTGACCCCGATGCCCTTCTCTGGGCGCGAGGTCAGCTTCTGTGGCCTGAATTACAGCTCGGTCGTCTCGCCGGGGTCAAGGACCCGGACCTCCACGCCGCGCCGTTCGCCCTCGGTGCGGAAGACGGCGGGGTCGCCGGTCAGGGCCGGGAAAGTCGCGTAGTGCATGGGAATGGCAACGCGCGGACGCAGCAAGTCCAGCGTGCGCCCGGCCTCTTCCGGCCCCATGGTGTAGTGGTCGCCGATGGGCAGGAACGCGAGGTCGAGTTCGCGGTCCCCGATCAGGCGCATGTCGGAAAACAGCGCGGTGTCGCCCGCGAAATACAGGCGCTGGCCGCCGAACTCGATGACCAGACCCGTGGGCATTCCGCCGTAGGTGCCGTCGGGAAAGGAGCTCGAGTGCCACGCGGGGGTCAGGGAAACGCTGCCCCACTCGGCGCGGTAGGTGCCGCCGATGTTCATGCCGACGGCGTTGTTGGCGCCGTGCGCTCCGGCGTACCCGGCGATCTCGGCGGTGGCGATGATCGGCACGCCCGCCCGTCCGAAATCCAGGGCGTTGCCCCAGTGGTCGCCGTGGGCGTGGCTGATGAGCACGGCGCTCGGCTGCCACGACTGCACTTCGCCGAGGGTCACCGGGCAGCGCGGGTTGCCTTCGAGAAAGGGTTCGATGAGCAGACGGTGCGTCCCGTCATCGAGAAAGAAAGTGCTGTGGCCGAGAGAACGGATCTTGAGCATGAGGTTGCCTCCTGGAACTCCTGAGTATGAATGAGGAGGGGCGACAGCGTGGGGATGTTGTGCCCTTTTGTCCCCTCCCCCTGATCTCAGCCGCTTCATGGCGCGGGCCCCTATAGTAGACCGGCCCCACCTGGCGGCCCTTGCCGGTGGGCGACCGAAGGAGCCTGCTGCCGTTGACGACCCTGTCCAGCCTGAACCTGCTCGGCATCACCCTGCGCGACCTGCTCGACATTCTGCTGGTCGCGGCGCTGCTGTATCAGGGGTACAAGCTGGTGGTGGGCACCCGGGCGGTCAACGTGCTGCGCGGCATCATGGTCTTTGCCGGCGTGTGGGTGGCGGCGCGGCTGCTGGGGCTGGTGACGCTGACCGACCTGCTGGGCCGGGCGGGCACGGTGGGGCTGTTCGCGCTGGTGGTGCTGTTTCAGCCTGAGCTGCGCGCCGCACTCGAACGCGTGGGCCGACCACGCGGCGCCGCCGAGCGCGATGGGGCGGCACTGCAAGACCTCGCGCGGGCGCTGGAACGGCTGGCCGAGCGCAAGACCGGCGCCCTGGTCGCCATCGAGCGCCGCACGCCGCTGGGCGAGTACGCCGCCACCGGGGTGCCGCTCGACGCGGTGGTCAGTGTGCCGTTTATTGAGGCGCTGTTTGTCCGCAATGCCCCGCTGCACGACGGCGGCGTGATTCTTCAGGGGGCGCGTATCGTGGCCGCCGGCTGCCTGTTTCCCTTGCAGGCGAGCGACGGCACCTACCGCCGCTACGGCACCCGGCACCGCGCCGCCATCGGCCTTTCGGAAGTCACCGACGCAGTGGTGCTGATCGTGAGTGAGGAACGCGGCAGCATGCGGATTGCCCTGAACGGGCGCCTGGGGCCCGACCTCACCCCCACCGAACTGCGCGAGCAACTGCGCGAACTCGTCTATGAGCGCGAGGCATTGTCCCCGCTCCCCGCCGTGCCCGCCCCCGAGGGCCGGCCATGAGCGGCGGCGAAGCGCAGGGCAAGCGCAAACAGTGGCAGCGCTGGCTGAGCCCGCGGTACGTATGGCGGCGGCTGCGGCACAACATCGGTCCCAAACTGGTGTCGCTGGGGGCCGCGCTGGTGCTGTGGTCGGTCAGCACGGGCGATCAGCGGGCGCAGGTGCAGCAGAGCTACGACGTGCCGATTACCGTGCGCGACACCACCGGGGCGTCGGGCAGCGACGAGCGGCGCGCCGTCAGCGACCTCAACCCCGAGACGGTGCGGGTCACGCTGACCGGGCGCCCCGAGCGCCTGAACGAACTGCGCCCCAGCAATATCGAGGCGCTGCTCGACGTGACCGGCGTGCCCGAGGGCAGTTTCAACCGCCCGGTGCAGATCGTCGCGCCGAGCAACACGGTGCTCAGCAAGCAGGTGCCCGAGCGGGTGCAGGGCTTCGTGGACAGCGAACTCAGCCGCACGCTGACCGTCACCCTGGGGGTCGCGTCGCCCGCCGAAAACAGCCTGCCGCGCTTTGAGGTCCGCCCCAGCGAGGTGCAGGCCACCGCCCCGAGCCGGGTGCTCAATCAGGTGACGCGGGTGGTGACCAGCCCGGTCGACCTCGACCCCGGTGAGGAACGCGAGGCCCCCCTGATTGCCCTCGACAGCCGGGGCCGGGTGGTCGAGCCGGTCACGCTGCACCCCGCCAGCGTGTCGGTGCAGCGCCTCGATACCGGGACGCTGCCGGTCAAGACGTTACCGGTGGTGCTGGGGGCGCCCCCGGCGAGCCTGCGCGTTCAGTCCCAGACCCTGCAACCGCGCACGGTGCGGGTGGTCGCCGCCCCCGAACTGCTGGGGCGCCTGCGCGAGGTCAGCGGTCAGGTGGACTACCGGGTGGGCAGCTCCACCCTGCCCGTCACGCTGCGGCTGCCCGACGGGGCACAGGCGCTCGAGACCGTCAGCGTCAGCCTTGTCGTCGAGCGGATCAAGGCCCCCGACCCCGGCGCGGGAGCGCCCACCCAGCAAAAGTCGGGGGCGTCGTCGAGCAGTGGTGGGAATTGAGCAAAGCTTCCTGAGGCCCCAGGCAGCTCATACCCGCTTCCCAGGCCCGTGGGATACTCCAGCCGATGACCAAGTTCGTGTCTGCCCCGCTGATCTGCGGTTTGGCGCTGCTGGGGGCGCTGAGTGCCGCCCACGCCCAGACCGGTATTCCGGCGCTGCCGCCCATTGCTCAGCCGCTTCCTGTTCCGGCGCCGGCTCCTGTCACGCCGCCTGCGCCAACGGTTCCGGTGCCCCAGGAACCCGCTCCGGTGCCGCAACCCCCAATGCCACAACCGTCAGTCCCTCAAACCCCGGCTCCCCAGAAGCCGGTCACGCCCCGTCCGGCCCCCGCTCCCAGCCGCGCCCCGCTGCTGATTCAGGCGCGGGCCAACGTTCCGGCGCTGGTGGCAGGCAAAAAGACGACGGTGCCGGTGCTCAAGACGCTGACCATTCCTGCCGAGCGCGCCGCCCAGTTGCGTCAGCGCGGTGAGGTGTCGGCCAGCCTGCAGGCGGACCTCGACACCTTCCTGAAGTCGCTCGCCGCTCCGCGAGACGCCCGCTTCGAGCAGCAGGACGACGGGCAGTGGGCCGTGGTGCAGCCCAACGGCCTGAAGGTGGACGCGCAGGCGACCCGCGCCGCCGTAGCCAAGGTCCTGCGCGACCCGCGCGGCGTGAGCGCCAACGTGGTCGTGACCGGACAGGTCGCGCCGCAGCGCACGCTCGATTTCTTCGCCTCGCGCGGTATTACCACCTTTCTCGCGACCGGCTTTACCAGCTACTACGGCAGCAGCCCCGAGCGCGTCAAGAACATTCACGTCGGTGCCCAGAACTTCAAGGACCGGCTGTTCGAGGGCGACGTGTTTTCCTTCAACAAGTTCATCGGCCCGGTCAGCGAGCGCAACGGCTACGTGCCGGGGCTGGTCATCGCGGGCGACCAGACGGCGAGCGGCGTGGGCGGCGGTATCTGCCAGGTCAGCACCACCGTCTTCCGCACGCTCTACGGCGCGGGGCTGGGCATCGTGCAGCGGCAAAACCACTCGTATCAGGTTTTCTATTACGACCCGCAGGGCCTCGACGCCACCATCTACCAACCGCAGCTCGATCTGAAATTCGCCAACACCACCGGCGGCCCCATCTGGTTCCAGACCGAGTGGGACGACCAGGAAGCCACCCTGACCATCACCGCCTTCGGGCAGGCGCGCGACTATCAGGTGCAGGTGGACGCGCCCAAGACCCTCAAGACCGTCGCCCCGCCCAAAGACCGCCTGATTCCCGACGCCTCGCTTCCCGCCGGGCAGCGCAAGCAGGTGGACTGGGCCGCGCCGGGCGCCACCATCGAGGTCACGCGCCGCTTCACGCGCGGCGGCAAGACCTTCAAGCAGGACACGCTGCGAAGTGTGTACCGCCCCTGGCCGAACATTTTCCGGGTGGGGACGAAGAAATAGCAGAGGGCGAAGTGTAGAGAGGGAGAGGCGATGGTGCGGCCTCTCCCCCTTTCCTTAAAACCGTATTTTTTCCATCAATGGTTCGTGCAGTTTTGAGCCCAAAAGGAAAGACCCATTGAAAATGGAGCTGTGAAATCACCGCTTCCAATGGGTCTGATGGCCATCCTACAGTACGTTCTCAGCGCGGTCCCGCTGCGCAAGACGCAGCGGAATTTCCTGACCGTGCTGCTCAGCGTTTTTCTCGCTGTTCCTGGACGGCTGAACGCCCTGAATCTCTCCCGGTATGCAGCCTGCTCGGAGAGTACGATTCGTCGTTGGCTGCACCGAAGTGACGATGGGGCCATTCCGTGGGGCGCGTTACACCAGGCGACTGTCAGTACAGCAATCGAGAGTGGGCTGATCAGCCCACTGTGCGTTCTGGCCATCGACGCCTCTTTTCACCGCAAAGCCGGTCAGCACACCGCACACCTCGGCTCGTTCTGGAATGGCTGTGCCGCGCGGACCGAACGCGGAATCGAGCAATCCTGTTGTGCCCTCATTGATGTCCAGCACCGGCAGGCCTTGACGGTCGATGTCCGTCAGACCCTGACCGGGTCTGAGGCTCCAACTCGTCTGGAACAGRCCGCCGATCAGCTGGATGACGTGCTGCTCGATCTCCGGACTGTTCAACAGCTTGATCTGGCTGCTGTCGTTGCCGACGGGAATTACGCGAAGGAACCCATCGTGGAGACCGTGACGGGTCACGGTCTCCCGTTTATCTCCAGATTGCCTCGCAACGCCAACCTCAACGACCTCTACACCGGTGAGCATCCCAGACGACGGGGGCGAAAGAAGAAGTTCGACGGTAAGGTGGACTTCAGTGACCTGCAGCGCTTCGACCTCGTCTCTGCAAGGCCGACTGAGCGGGTGTGGACGCAGGTGGTCTGGAGCGTGCAGTGGGCGCGGGAAGTGCGCGCAGTCGTCATTCAGCAGATTGGTAAAAAGGGTCAGGTCACCGGCTACGCGGTGCTGTTCAGCACCGCTGTGACCATGCCGGCTCATGAGGTCATGGCGCTGTATCGAAGCCGCTTTGAGATCGAACTGATCTTCCGGGATGCCAAACAGTTCCTGGGGGGCCAGGATGTGCAACTGCGGTCACAGCAGGGCATCGAGGCGCATTGGAACGTGGTGCTGCTGACCCTGAATCTTTGCCGACTGGAGGCCCTGCGAGCGGCAGGTGGCGGGCAGGATCTGGTGTTCAGTCTCGAAGACATGAAACGCAGGGCGTATAACGCCCTGCTGGCCCAGGTCATTTTATCCAATCTGGACCTCTCGGCTCGCTTTGAAGAATGAGCGAATTCGCCGTTCAGTCCGCTGGATTTCGGACTTAAAGCCGCCTAAAACTGCACGAACCATTGTTTATGCGCTCCGCGCAAAATTGCGCCCGGACATGTCCGGTACTCAATTTGAAACCGTGTGAAGGGTGGCGATCAGTTCGGCGGCGCCTTCCCGACTGTGCAGGAATTAAGCGGAATCCGTATGAGACCAGCGGGCCGTTCTTGCCGAGAGGTTTCTTCTGCATCACCTCGAGCTCAAGCCTGCTGCCCGGCGAGTTGGGAGGCGACAGCTTCTTTCAGGCTGGTGCTGGGCCTTCCAATCAGTTCGCGCAGGTCGCTGTTGGGCAGCTCCAGTTCGCCCCGCGCCACCCCTTCGTCCGAGGAAACGAGCATCTGCGCGACAGGCGCAGGCAACCCGAAGCCTTCCAGGGTGCGCTGATAGTCTTCGGGCGCGAAATTGCGGTATTGCACGTCCTTGCCGCTCTGCTTCGACAGTTCGGCGGCCAGTTCGGACAGGCTGAACGCTTCGTCGCCCGCCAGTTCGTACACTTTTCCGGCCTGTCCGTCACGGGTCAGTGCGGCGGCAGCGGCCTCGGCCAGGTCCTTGCGGGAGGCGGCGCTGATGCGGCCCGTTCCGGCGGCTCCCAGGACACTTCCGGTCTGCAATGCCTGCGCCAGATCGTAGTTTTCCAGATACCAGCCGTTCCGCAGGAGGACGAACGGCACGCCGCTTTCGGTCAGCAATTTCTCGGTGGCCTGATGGTCGGCGGCCAGGGACATCCGGGCCGTGTCGGCCTTGAGCAGGCTGGTGTAGGCGAGCAGTTCCACGCCCGCTGCGCTGGCCGCCTCGATCACCGTGCGGTGCTGGTCCGCGCGGTCATTCAGGTCGCTCGACGAAATCAGCAACAGCCGCTGCACCCCCGCCAGTGCCCTGTCCCAGCCTTCCGGCGAGTTGTAGTCGGCCTGACGAATCTGCACGCCGGGCGCGAACAGACCCTGCGCCTTGGCAGGATTCCGGACGATGGCGACGATGTGGTCGGCAGGCACACCGCGTTCCAGCAACGACGAAACGACGAGCTGACCGAGCTTCCCGGTGGCGGCGGTGACGGCGATGGTCGGGGATGAGGTGGAATTCATGGTGGACTCCTTTTGGATAGGCTTGAGGAAGCAGATTCAGAGTGTCTGGGCCGGACAGCTTGGAGAATGATCTCCCCTCGAAGGCCCATATCGTGGGCGTTTTCCTGAGGGTGCGTCGCGTCGCCCACATGACCACCCGTGAAGCTGGCGAAAGGGAGCATAGGGCAGTGCTCCAGAAAATCCTTCAAGCGGCTTTGAGAGACTCGGCCACTTCCAGAAGATTAGCCCAGGGACGGTCGTATCCCAAAGCGGAATGATATGGTTTCAAATTGAGTCCCGGACATGTCCGGGCGCAATTTTGCGCGGAGCGCATGGAAAAAATACGGCTTTAAGGAGATGGACGGGCATCCGGCGCCTCTTCCGGATGTTCGGGAATCGGATTAAAGCCGTATGAGGGCCAACAGTGTTGCACCAGGTGCGGAACTCAGCGCATAACGCGCTCAGTTCCGCTTTTGTTTTCGGCCCCTCCCTGAAGATGAACTCGCACTTCAGGGTGCAGTTGACCCGCTCCAGAATGCCCATTCCATCCTTCTGCGACACTTTGACTCTTATCCAGGTCCCCACCTCGTTACAGGCAGCTTTGAAGTCGTCTGACGTTATTCCTCGGCCTCGTAACCCAGGATTTGCAGAATCCGGTCGAGCTCCTCGCGGGAGCCGTAGTTGAGTTCCACGCGGCCCTTGTCCTCGCCGGTGATTTTGACGCGGGTGCCGGTGCGGCGGCTGAGGTCGAGTTCGAGCTGCCGGTAAGCGCGCGGCGGGTTGACCTTGATGGGCGCGCCCTGCCCCTTGTCGCGTCCGCCGCGCTCGCGCTTGAGCGCTTCGGCCTCGCGGACGTTCAGGCCCCGGCTGCGAATCTGCTCGAAGGCCCACAGGCGATCGGCTTCCGGCTGCGTCAGGACGGCGCGGGCGTGGCTGGCGCTGATGCTGCCTTCGTCGAGCGCGCGCAGCACCGGCTCGGGGAGGGTCAGCAGGCGCAGGGCGTTGGTCACGGTGCTGCGGCCCTTGCCCACCGCCTGCGCTACGCCTTCCTGGTTCAGGCCCTGGTCGAGCAGCGCTTGATACGCCCGCGCTTCTTCCAGCGGGCCGAGGTCTTCGCGCTGCAAGTTCTCCACGATGGCGATTTCGAGCGCCTCGCGGTCGCCGAGGTCGCGAATCATCACCGGCAGTTCGGTCAACCCGGCGAGTTGTGAGGCCCGCCAGCGTCGTTCGCCCGCCACGATTTCGAAGGCGTCGCCGCGCGGGCGCACCAGCAGCGGCTGCAACACCCCTTTTTCGCGGATGCTCTGGGCGAGTTCGGCGAGCGATTCGGGCTCGAACACCTGCCGGGGCTGGTAGGCGGCCTGGGCGATGCGCTCGATTTTCAGGGTCTGCACCTGTGTTCCCGTCCCTGCCTGCGCGACGGGCTCGCCTTTCTTGGTCAGCAGGGCGTCGAGGCCCCGGCCCAGGCTAGATTTTTTCGACACGTTGCAGCACCTCCTCCGCCAGGCGCTTGTAAGCGGCGGCCCCACTGGAGAGCGGCGCGAAGGCGTTGATGGGCTTGCCGAAACTCGGCGCCTCCGAGAGCCGGACGTTGCGCGGCACCACCGACCAGAACACCAGTTCGCCGAAGTGCTGCCGGACCATCGTTTCGACTTCCTGCGCCAGATTGGTGCGCGAGTCGAGCATGGTCAGCACGATGCCCAGCACCTTGAGCCGGGGGTTGAGGCCGCCCTGCACGCGCTCCACTGTCTCCATCAGCCCGGCGAGGCCCTCCAGGGCGTAGTACTCGGCCTGCACCGGAATCAGCAGGGCGTCCACCGCCGCCAGCACGTTCACCGTCAGCGGCCCCAGGCTGGGCGGGGCGTCGACCAGCACCAGGTCGTAGCCCTGCACGCTCGCCAGCAGCCGCGCCAGGGCGTCGGGGTCGTCGGCCAGTTCCACGCCCGCGCCCGCCAGGTCGGGGGTGGCGGGCAGCACGTCCAGGCCTTTTTGCGTGGTGCCGAGGGTAAAGTCGGCGCTGCGGGCCGGTTCGCCCAGCGCCTCGTACAACCCCTGTTCGGCCCCGCGCTGCCCCAGCCCGCTGGTGGCGTTGCCCTGCGGGTCCATGTCCACCACCAGCACCCGGCGGCCCCCGGCGGCGAGGTAGGCCCCCAGGTTGACGGCGGTGGTGGTCTTGCCCACCCCACCTTTCTGATTGACGACTCCGATGGTTTTCATGCCTCTCCTGTCACTCCTGGCCCCTCCTGCACACCTGCGCGGCGCCTGCCGGTTGCTCCCGCGCAGTGGCGCACAGGTCCAGAGTCTAGAGCAGTTCTCCGAATGGCGTGCTGCGGGGTCCCCGCCCGCGTGGTCCGTCATTCCGCGTCCTGCTCGTCAAATCTGCTGTCAACGGGACTGTTCTTTCGCTTTCCAGAAGAGCGGCTGATGGGTCGGCACGCCCTCACGGCGGGGGTATTTGGCCGGGGTGGGGCGCTGCTTTTCCAGCACGATGAGGGTGCGGGCGTCGCCCGAAACGGGCAGGGTGAAGGGGTCCACTTCGATGATGCGCCCGCCGACTTCGCCTGCCGCCCGCCGCCCGGCGTCGAGTTCTTCTTCGCTGAGAGGCCCCTTTTGCGCCACGAACACGCCGCCGACGCGCAGCAGCGGGAGTGCCAGCTCGGCGAGCACCGGCAGCGCCGCCACGGCGCGGGCGA from Deinococcus radiodurans R1 = ATCC 13939 = DSM 20539 includes these protein-coding regions:
- a CDS encoding IS4-like element ISDra7 family transposase; translated protein: MGLMAILQYVLSAVPLRKTQRNFLTVLLSVFLAVPGRLNALNLSRYAACSESTIRRWLHRSDDGAIPWGALHQATVSTAIESGLISPLCVLAIDASFHRKAGQHTAHLGSFWNGCAARTERGIEQSCCALIDVQHRQALTVDVRQTLTGSEAPTRLEQXADQLDDVLLDLRTVQQLDLAAVVADGNYAKEPIVETVTGHGLPFISRLPRNANLNDLYTGEHPRRRGRKKKFDGKVDFSDLQRFDLVSARPTERVWTQVVWSVQWAREVRAVVIQQIGKKGQVTGYAVLFSTAVTMPAHEVMALYRSRFEIELIFRDAKQFLGGQDVQLRSQQGIEAHWNVVLLTLNLCRLEALRAAGGGQDLVFSLEDMKRRAYNALLAQVILSNLDLSARFEE
- the parB gene encoding ParB/RepB/Spo0J family partition protein ParB; translation: MSKKSSLGRGLDALLTKKGEPVAQAGTGTQVQTLKIERIAQAAYQPRQVFEPESLAELAQSIREKGVLQPLLVRPRGDAFEIVAGERRWRASQLAGLTELPVMIRDLGDREALEIAIVENLQREDLGPLEEARAYQALLDQGLNQEGVAQAVGKGRSTVTNALRLLTLPEPVLRALDEGSISASHARAVLTQPEADRLWAFEQIRSRGLNVREAEALKRERGGRDKGQGAPIKVNPPRAYRQLELDLSRRTGTRVKITGEDKGRVELNYGSREELDRILQILGYEAEE
- a CDS encoding VanW family protein; the encoded protein is MTKFVSAPLICGLALLGALSAAHAQTGIPALPPIAQPLPVPAPAPVTPPAPTVPVPQEPAPVPQPPMPQPSVPQTPAPQKPVTPRPAPAPSRAPLLIQARANVPALVAGKKTTVPVLKTLTIPAERAAQLRQRGEVSASLQADLDTFLKSLAAPRDARFEQQDDGQWAVVQPNGLKVDAQATRAAVAKVLRDPRGVSANVVVTGQVAPQRTLDFFASRGITTFLATGFTSYYGSSPERVKNIHVGAQNFKDRLFEGDVFSFNKFIGPVSERNGYVPGLVIAGDQTASGVGGGICQVSTTVFRTLYGAGLGIVQRQNHSYQVFYYDPQGLDATIYQPQLDLKFANTTGGPIWFQTEWDDQEATLTITAFGQARDYQVQVDAPKTLKTVAPPKDRLIPDASLPAGQRKQVDWAAPGATIEVTRRFTRGGKTFKQDTLRSVYRPWPNIFRVGTKK
- a CDS encoding ParA family protein codes for the protein MKTIGVVNQKGGVGKTTTAVNLGAYLAAGGRRVLVVDMDPQGNATSGLGQRGAEQGLYEALGEPARSADFTLGTTQKGLDVLPATPDLAGAGVELADDPDALARLLASVQGYDLVLVDAPPSLGPLTVNVLAAVDALLIPVQAEYYALEGLAGLMETVERVQGGLNPRLKVLGIVLTMLDSRTNLAQEVETMVRQHFGELVFWSVVPRNVRLSEAPSFGKPINAFAPLSSGAAAYKRLAEEVLQRVEKI
- a CDS encoding SDR family oxidoreductase, producing the protein MNSTSSPTIAVTAATGKLGQLVVSSLLERGVPADHIVAIVRNPAKAQGLFAPGVQIRQADYNSPEGWDRALAGVQRLLLISSSDLNDRADQHRTVIEAASAAGVELLAYTSLLKADTARMSLAADHQATEKLLTESGVPFVLLRNGWYLENYDLAQALQTGSVLGAAGTGRISAASRKDLAEAAAAALTRDGQAGKVYELAGDEAFSLSELAAELSKQSGKDVQYRNFAPEDYQRTLEGFGLPAPVAQMLVSSDEGVARGELELPNSDLRELIGRPSTSLKEAVASQLAGQQA